The sequence below is a genomic window from bacterium.
GTTATAACTTTGAATTGTTAAAATAACTTCCTGATTCTTCTTGACCGTCCAGGCCTAATGGAATAAAATATCGTAAATAGCAAGCCGTAAAACGTAAATGGCAGAAGAAAAGGGGAGAAACAATGGAAAGTCTGCGGGAAACAATTGCAATTCTGGATTTCGGTTCACAGTATACAAAACTTATCGCGAGGCGTATAAGAGAACATAAAGTATATTGTGAAATATATCCGCCTAACATAGCGCTGAATAAACTTAAAAATATAAACTGCAAGGGAATTATTTTATCCGGGGGGCCTGCAAGCGTCTACGACAAAAATGCGCCAAGCTGTGATAAAAATATTTTTGATTTGGGGATCCCTGTTTTGGGGATTTGTTACGGCATGCAGTTGACCATTCATCTGCTTGGAGGAAAGGTTGAGAGGGCGCAAAAACATGAGTATGGATTGGCAAAAATTAAGGTTGATCAAAAAAGCGGTATTTTTGAGGGATTACACGGACAGACTGATGTCTGGATGAGCCACGGTGATTCCATATCACACCTTCCGGACGGGTTTAAAACTATTGCGGAAACTTCGAACACGCCTGTGGCGGCCATTGAAAATGAAGATAAAAACATATATGGATTGCAGTTCCATCCCGAAGTTGTTCATACGCCTCAGGGCAGAAAGATTATTGAAAATTTTATAGGGAAAATTTGTAAATGTTCTTTTAATTGGACCATGCAATCTTACATAAACCATTCTATACAAAAAATCAAAGAACAGGTTGGCAGTAAAAAAGTGGTTTGCGCTTTAAGCGGCGGCGTGGATTCTTCAGTCACGGCAGTTTTAATACATCTTGCAATCGGGAACCAGCTTACCTGTTTTTTTGTAAATAACGGGTTATTGAGAAAAAATGAAGTGGAAAAAGTAGTAAACACATTCCGCGGGCATTTCAGGATCAATCTTGATTATATAGACGCGGAAGACAGGTTTCTGAAAAAATTGAAAAATATAACAGACCCCGAGAAAAAAAGAAAAATTATCGGCAGGGAATTTATCCGTGTTTTTGAAGAAGAGGCCGGAAAGCTTGGGAAAATAGATTTTCTGGCACAGGGAACATTGTATCCTGATGTTATAGAAAGTGTTTCCGTTAACGGCCCGTCAGTAAAGATAAAATCGCATCATAATGTGGGAGGCCTGCCAAAAAAAATGAAATTCAAGCTTATTGAGCCGCTTCGTGAGTTGTTTAAAGATGAGGTAAGGTTATTAGGCAGGGAGCTTGGGATATCTGATGAAATTATCAGCCGCCAGCCGTTTCCAGGTCCTGGCCTTGCCGTCAGGATAATAGGACCCATTAGACCGGAAAGTCTGCATATTTTGCGCGAGGCTGACGCGATAGTAATTGAAGAGATAAAAAAAGCAGGCCTTTATTCAAAAATATGGCAGTCTTTTGCCGTGCTTTTGCCTATTAAAACAGTGGGTGTAATGGGTGATGCAAGAACTTATGAAAATGTTGTGGCGGTCCGCGCTGTCCAGAGCGAGGACGGTATGACCGCGGATTGGGTGAAACTGCCTCATGAGATTTTACAGAACATATCAAGCCGCATTATAAACGAGGTAAAAGGCGTGAACCGTGTGGTTTACGACATCAGTTCCAAACCGCCGAGCACGATTGAATGGGAATAAAATACTTTTCTGAATACAGAGCATTAACTTCCCATCTTATCAACATTCAGGATATATTTAATTTCTTTTTTAATGTCTTTTTCCGCTGAATAGGGCGGGTACCCGGGCAATATATATTTTACAATGCCCGATTTATCGATTAAAACAAAAGAAGGCACCGCGACCACTCCGAACTTATCAAATACTTTTAATTCGGAATCCAAAAGGACAGGGAAAGAAATGTCCAGTTCATTGACCAATTTGTAAATTTCGCCTTTTTCTTTTTCTGTTACTGCCTCGTCTTCATGCGGGCAATAGATTGCAATAATCTGCAAATCGTTATTTTTGTATTCATTATACATTTTTACAAGAGTTTTTAAGGCCTCTTTAGAATAATCTATATAATTGTCAACCTCGGGAATCCCCCAAAAAATAATTCCCACATTTTTTCCATCCAGGTATTTATTAATATCTAACTTGTCTCCATTAAGGGTATTTAAGGAAAATGATTCTATTTTTTGCCCTTCTTTCAGCCTGTTCAGGCAATAAACAGCATTGCTGTTTAAAAAGAAAATACAAATCGAGAACAATGTTAAAGAAATCCCGCCGATTTTTAAAAACATTTTGGCGTTTGAAAACATTAAAACCTCCTGATAAATTACAAAACTCAAATATTATACCGGAAATAATATTAAAATCAAGCGAAATTTTTGAGTTTTTTCAGGATGTTTTTCACTATAATATTTTGTCAAAATGAGTTAAAATCATATAATGAAATTCAATGTTAAAAATTTTTTAATATGCATCACTATTATTTTGGCTGGTTGCGCAATTTCCAGGCAGGCACCTTTATTTCAAAACATTCAAAAGGTAAACGGGAAACTGGAAGGCGATACTTTTTGGGAAGGTATAATTGAAGTTGAAGATAAGATTATTGTCCCGGAAGATATGACCTTAACAATAAAACCGGGAACAATTGTTCGTTTCCAAAAAAGGGGTTTTAAACAGTTCGGATTCGGGGATAACAGGATATATGTTCAAAAAGGAGGGAAGTTAATTGCCGAAGGTAGTCCCGGGAATTATATTGTTTTTACTTCCAGGGAGAAAAACCCGCAGGCGGGCGACTGGCATGGAATTGAGTTCCACAGCGAGGATAATTCGGGCATATTGAAATACTGCAAAATAGAATACGCTTATGAAGCTGTTGTTTGCGTATTATCATCTCCGTTAATTTCCAATACTATAATAAGCAAAAACGATAAAGGCATATGTTTGTGGCAAAAGTCCTCGCCTGAAATAAATGCAAATAAAATAAGCGATAATAAGACAGCGGTAATCTGTTCTTCCAAAAGCAGTCCTTATATAGTTTCCAATGTAATAACCAATAATTCAGACTGCGGGATTAACTGCGAAAAAGGTTCAAATTCAACAATATTTAAAAATGTGATAGTGAATAATAACTATGGGATAAAAAACAACCTTGATGCCCTGGCAAATATAGACAATAATATTATTAAAAAAAATAATTACGGCATACACCAACTGACTGTTTTTGCCGGTATAATAACGGGAAATATCATAGAGGAAAATAAATACGGAATATTTTCATTGAGAAGGTCCGTTATGAATGTGAATAATAATTCGATATCCAGGAATGAATACGGTATTTTTACCTGGGAACGGACTGAAGGCAAAGTAACGAATAACGATATTGTTAAAAATAAATTCGGGATATACTGCGGCCGTTCTTCCAATATTGAAATATTAAAAAATGAAATTAGTAAAAACACTATAGGAATTTTGTGCGAATTTTCTTCCTATCCCAGGATTAACGGGAACAATATTTGTAATCAATCTGGATATGACGTAAAACTTGGAGAAAACCAATCTTTCGAATGGACAAAAAATATCTGGAAAAAAGAAGAAATAAAAATCCGGGAAGAAAACGGGGGTTTCGATTTAGTTAACGCAAACGGGAACTTCTGGGGTGAATGGACAACAAAAGAAATGGATAAAAAAGGCTTTGGTTTTCCTGTGAAAAAAATATATGATTATTTTTCGGAACAATTTTGCAAAATAGAAGGAAAAGATTATACGCGGGATAAAGTAGATTTCAGAAAATGGGAAAATAAAGAAATTATGGAAGCAGGTAAAAAATAGATAGAATTAGAAAGATTATTATGCTGACAAAACCGGACATTAGCTTAATCCTTATTGTGGTAGCATTAATACTGGGTTGTTATTTTTTATTCGATTTATCAAAAAACATTGAAAAATTTGTAGTTGTTGAAGTTGACGGAAAGACAGAAAAAAATATAAAACTCCCGCAAAATATGATTTTTGACAATCATGGGAAAGACGGCTGGCTGAAAATAGAAATCAGCGGCAGAAAAGTCCGCGTGCTGGATTCATCCTGTCCAAATAAGCTTTGCGTGAATTCGGGATGGATAAACAAGAGCGGGGAGTCTATCATCTGCCTTCCAAACCGCGTAGTAATAAAAATTGTAGGAGAGGAAAAGGAATTTGACGGGATTACAAGGTAAAAACACGGGAAATAACAATTCCAGGATAAAAACCATTATTGAAATTTCCTTAATGGTGTCACTGGGAATAATCATTCAAATTATTGAAGCACCGATACCAAGGCCGCTGCCGTGGGTGAAACTCGGAATGGCAAATGTTATCACTGTATTATCTCTTGTTTTTTTCAGGTTAAGAGGGGCTGTTTTAATATCTTTTTTAAGAATAATCCTTGTGTCTGTTTTGCTTGGAAGTTTCTTAAGCCCGGGGTTTTTTTTGAGTTTGTCAGGCGGACTAATGAGCACATTTGTAATGGGCCTGGTTTTAATTTTATTTTCCAGACAGTTCAGCCTGGTTGGCGTGAGTTTAATCGGGGCATTAGTCCATAACCTTACACAATTGGGTGTGGCGTATATCCTTTTTTTAAAGCAGCTCCATATTTCATGGGACAACATTTTATATTTTTTGTCTTTGATGCTTATTTGGTCACTGCCGACAGGTCTTTTTGTCGGGTATCTGGCCAGATTAACTTTACCTGTTTTTATAAATACAAGAAAAAGGGTTAACTGGTGATAGAAGGAATAAAATGATCAGGGAAAAAGGGAAAGTCATAGATTGCCGGAATGGTTTGTTAAAAATCCGGCTTGATTCAAAACCGTCCTGCCATAGTTGTAATTTGTGTGACAGGGGCAAGGAGGGTATGACTATGGACGTTGAGTCTGATTTTGTCCTTTCACCCGGAGATCCGGTTTACGTGGAAATAGAAGGCCGGAATTTACTCCTTTGTTTTTTTATGCTGTATCTTTTTCCTGTAATTATTTTTATATCGGGGGTTGGATTCGGCGCAATTCTATCAGGAATATTTTCTTTCTCAAAACTCAAGGAAGTTTTTGAAATTATATCCGGTTTTATTTTTTTTGCGGCAGCATATATTTATGTCGGCCGGTTCGATAAAAGCTATAAAAAGAGGGGCATAGTAAAAATAAACCCCGTTAGGATTCCAGGAGGTGAATCAAATTTT
It includes:
- the guaA gene encoding glutamine-hydrolyzing GMP synthase, which produces MESLRETIAILDFGSQYTKLIARRIREHKVYCEIYPPNIALNKLKNINCKGIILSGGPASVYDKNAPSCDKNIFDLGIPVLGICYGMQLTIHLLGGKVERAQKHEYGLAKIKVDQKSGIFEGLHGQTDVWMSHGDSISHLPDGFKTIAETSNTPVAAIENEDKNIYGLQFHPEVVHTPQGRKIIENFIGKICKCSFNWTMQSYINHSIQKIKEQVGSKKVVCALSGGVDSSVTAVLIHLAIGNQLTCFFVNNGLLRKNEVEKVVNTFRGHFRINLDYIDAEDRFLKKLKNITDPEKKRKIIGREFIRVFEEEAGKLGKIDFLAQGTLYPDVIESVSVNGPSVKIKSHHNVGGLPKKMKFKLIEPLRELFKDEVRLLGRELGISDEIISRQPFPGPGLAVRIIGPIRPESLHILREADAIVIEEIKKAGLYSKIWQSFAVLLPIKTVGVMGDARTYENVVAVRAVQSEDGMTADWVKLPHEILQNISSRIINEVKGVNRVVYDISSKPPSTIEWE
- a CDS encoding Gx transporter family protein, with the translated sequence MTGLQGKNTGNNNSRIKTIIEISLMVSLGIIIQIIEAPIPRPLPWVKLGMANVITVLSLVFFRLRGAVLISFLRIILVSVLLGSFLSPGFFLSLSGGLMSTFVMGLVLILFSRQFSLVGVSLIGALVHNLTQLGVAYILFLKQLHISWDNILYFLSLMLIWSLPTGLFVGYLARLTLPVFINTRKRVNW
- a CDS encoding TlpA disulfide reductase family protein produces the protein MFSNAKMFLKIGGISLTLFSICIFFLNSNAVYCLNRLKEGQKIESFSLNTLNGDKLDINKYLDGKNVGIIFWGIPEVDNYIDYSKEALKTLVKMYNEYKNNDLQIIAIYCPHEDEAVTEKEKGEIYKLVNELDISFPVLLDSELKVFDKFGVVAVPSFVLIDKSGIVKYILPGYPPYSAEKDIKKEIKYILNVDKMGS
- a CDS encoding SoxR reducing system RseC family protein: MIREKGKVIDCRNGLLKIRLDSKPSCHSCNLCDRGKEGMTMDVESDFVLSPGDPVYVEIEGRNLLLCFFMLYLFPVIIFISGVGFGAILSGIFSFSKLKEVFEIISGFIFFAAAYIYVGRFDKSYKKRGIVKINPVRIPGGESNFDSGNGGGNKKTTITGDKIKEM
- a CDS encoding right-handed parallel beta-helix repeat-containing protein; the encoded protein is MKFNVKNFLICITIILAGCAISRQAPLFQNIQKVNGKLEGDTFWEGIIEVEDKIIVPEDMTLTIKPGTIVRFQKRGFKQFGFGDNRIYVQKGGKLIAEGSPGNYIVFTSREKNPQAGDWHGIEFHSEDNSGILKYCKIEYAYEAVVCVLSSPLISNTIISKNDKGICLWQKSSPEINANKISDNKTAVICSSKSSPYIVSNVITNNSDCGINCEKGSNSTIFKNVIVNNNYGIKNNLDALANIDNNIIKKNNYGIHQLTVFAGIITGNIIEENKYGIFSLRRSVMNVNNNSISRNEYGIFTWERTEGKVTNNDIVKNKFGIYCGRSSNIEILKNEISKNTIGILCEFSSYPRINGNNICNQSGYDVKLGENQSFEWTKNIWKKEEIKIREENGGFDLVNANGNFWGEWTTKEMDKKGFGFPVKKIYDYFSEQFCKIEGKDYTRDKVDFRKWENKEIMEAGKK
- a CDS encoding NusG domain II-containing protein produces the protein MLTKPDISLILIVVALILGCYFLFDLSKNIEKFVVVEVDGKTEKNIKLPQNMIFDNHGKDGWLKIEISGRKVRVLDSSCPNKLCVNSGWINKSGESIICLPNRVVIKIVGEEKEFDGITR